In the genome of Impatiens glandulifera chromosome 6, dImpGla2.1, whole genome shotgun sequence, the window TAGTACCTGGTGGATATTTCAGGCTTACAAAATCTTGATGGCACATCAACGATATGATCTACAATGGGCCTTACATAATTTCTCCATGCAATCACAGAAGTTGCATTTTCACGATCAACTTGACTTATGGGAATGTCTTGATCAAACCCAAACTGCATTGCCACTCGATGAGGTAGATATTGCTCAATGCAATCCACTTCCACCCCAACAAGCTCAGATACCCTGATACAACGGGCAAATTCCATGAGAGCTTCCCTGTGTAAAGATGTGTTCAACACCCTCAAGATCTTCTTACCATACAGTTCTGACATGAACCCTTCATAAACACGAATTGTGTATGGCCTCCATAAAAAGTTCTTCTCGCTCCTATCGAAACCTTgaacaatattttcattttcaaggCTCTCGGCCCTTGCCATATTCCATCGGCATATTAGTGGCTGGGTGATCTGCACTGTTCTAATGTCTTGTGGCCTCAAAGACTCAAACCTCTCCCAAATCCAAGCCTGGACCAACTGAAATGGAGCCCAAAGGGTGATCTTATTTAGCAGCATCGATTTGGATGGTTTGTGCGATCTACATTGCTCACGTCGTTTAAGCAAATGAAGGTCCCTATAAAGGCTGGCTAGGACAGCAGGGGCCAACGCCATTTTGGTTCCCCTAGATAGATGGATGGCAACTGGGAACACAATAGTTCGAATTGTGTTAATTGCTGGTCCAGTGAAAACAAATCGGGAGAGCCAAAGAGACAAAAATGCTTCATGCTCTATATTACTTCCAGTGCCCATAAATTTGTTCATCCAAAGATACTGACATGCTCTAGCTGCTTTTGTTCGCCCGATCTCCAGTCTCTCCATTTTCAGCATGGTCTCAACGTCCTTCAAATCTGGAGTTTCTAATGGTTTAAGAACACAATAATCTCCTAGACTGTAGCCTCCGATTACGGCCACGTCCTCTAGGGTAATTGTCGCTTCTCCCCATGGGAAGATAAATGACTTGGTTTCGGAGCACCATCTATTGGAGAGTTCGAGGATAACCTCCTTGTGCTTTATGATGGTGCAAACAGAGCCGGTGATGGCATCTGCAATTCCGGCTCTCTCCCATAGAGTTTGGTAGAGAGGGCGCATTTGGGACACCCACTGTTCCCAACGCTGTGTACACATTCTCCAGCCATCGAAGAACACATCGGGATTATTTGAAGAGATAGTGTTGGTTGAAGGGATAAGTACTGTAGGTGAGGTACCCTCCGCATTTAGGGAAGGGTGGAGGAAACGTGCCGGTCTGTATATAGGCATCCCATCCCTTGCAGGTGCCATCATCAATTCTTCTCTTTCAACCATGAGGGTTACAATTTGGGCAGCCATTGATAAAAGAGATGCAGGAGAACAAGAGCTAGCTAGAGAGGAAGCTATAAATGAAAGCAAGAATCatatgataatttattaatattatttgctATTTATAAACATTCTATGAAAAAAAGTTGTTGACTAGATTACAAAAATCTTGTATTTAACTGTAATCTtgcaatattttattattacctacttttaataattaattaaaaaaagttattagatttcaaaaatctaatacctttgtttatattaaatgatttaaacttatctttttataaaaagtatattttagtaattaattaaaaaaaaagttttttgactttaaatatcttattttttttaatatggattacattaaatgtttttaaattaagatgaaataatttattaaaccagaacaaatatttgttaatcaACTATCAAAAATAGTATAATATCGGTTACCCGAATTTTTCGGGACAcaatttcttttctatttttatatagtacttataagaaataattatatttcttttgagaaaatttataataattttttattgaagaaaattaataattttagtttttaaacaaagaaaaatattgagaaaaacaAACCAATAGATGTGATAGTTCTAATGAATTCTCTGTTTAAATTGCAAATTTGAATATGTCAAAGTAAAAATACACAATGTAATAGGCAcactatttaattattgttttaattaattattttttatgaaacaaattttatttcaaaacattattttcattttaactaCATATTATGACTAacaatatttgtataaatatattttgaatgatagattagtttagatattatttttattgttatattgtGATGCATGTTACTTAACAAAaccacaaattatttaattataaaaaaattcattgaaTGACATATTGAGAGAACAAAGAACTTAATGCATGGTAGAAATACTTGTTTAGACATCACCAgtttattctatttatatatttatttttcttggttgTATGTTAgacatttgttttgttaagttgtctTGTGGTCATGTTAGCTAGGTGATCTGTATGTAAATTGTACTTATTGAATTGAGACATATAAtacaacaatattattaattaagctctttatatatatgaaacaaaattatatgtcaaaatgttaattttttttgttttaattagatattatgacgacaacaaatatttatataaatagattttgaaGGATATATTAgtttagatattatttttatgtatttattgtgaaacatattatttaacaatacGATACATTATTTAATGACAATAAATTCATTCTATGTTATtgtgaagagaagaaagagcTTAATGCATGATAGCAAAATCATCAACAAgttattctaattatttttcattttcttgtcGTATggtgtcattttttttattaagttgttTTTGTCGTTTTAGGCGATTTGCAATTAAATTGTACTTATTTAATTGAGACATATATTTACCACAACACTATTTGTTAAACTCCTTAtatgaaacaaaattatatgttaaatgtTATTTCGTTTTTGTAACTACATattatgatattaatatatattataccctattaaaaatttgtgataaatttcatcataattattttggtaattattaatttcaaactaaaatatgttaatgaacttcatttaaaaaaaataattaaaatatcattttaactttgtatatttaaaaacatatacttcacttttttttataactaatattttacattttattatttttacgaaatatataagtttttgaGTTCTTCGAAAATGCAAGAGTGATGATTCTATCCATTCAAAAGTGGAAGGAAAGGAATTTCTTTTGAAAGAGGAAGATTTCACTCGGCTTTTCAATCTTCCTACAGAAGGGTTTTTTCAGTTCCACCCATCCCAGATAATATCATACACGATATGTATTACCTCTTCTCAAACTCCTCCACTCGCATAGAAACTCATGGAGTTAAATCTCTGTTGTCTCTTGAGTTCCAGATCATCAACGATATCATTACCAGATATATCTTAGCAAACGAATCCACTCACTTATAAGCAAAGAAAATCTTTGAAATAATGGTTGCCATAATCAAAGACACTCCAATCAACTAGTCGCATGTCATTTTTGAAAATCTGAAGAAAATGGTCTCTTCACCAAGAATGATGACCGAGTACGTCTCTCAGCTTAGTAGCATCCTCCTCGACTTCCACGTCAATCTTGGACCCGCAATATATCTTAGATCATCCAACCTCCTAACCAAAGAAAAAGTCGAAAGCTGGATCCATAGGGTAGAAGCAACATATACTAGGAGGGAATTAAACCCAGGATCTTCAAGTCATTAGTTTTTGTGTTAAgcttatattttctttatcgACTTAGAAGAATGTGAACCGGTTATTTTTCCGTAAAACCGGTTACTTCAATCTACATTTATGAATTTTTgatattctattttattatctatatttAATAGACTTATGACTTATTTAAATCTAAGTGTATTTATTACTTTGCATAATTAAAAGTCATTTTCTAAATAATGAtcataaacaatttattattaaaataataaatacatctTAGAAATACGTCATCTTTTTTAAAGTGGTGCCATATTTCCATTTTTTATAGCGTTTGGGAATACGTGCCATTAAATATGACGGTTCAAATTCTTAGCAGTTTTCAAACACGTTTAGCACTATCTCTTTAAAATGGAATGCATGCCGGAAATCTTGGATTAAAAGAATATTGTTTGCAAACCCTAAAATATCATTGTTCTGCCTTCTCTCTAGAAaacatctcttcttcttcattacaCCTCCTCATCCGTATATTCCTCATCCGTATATTTCTCCAAACATGGGCATTGTTTAATTACATTGTGCAAGTACACTTCGATTCCATATAAGAATCTGGAAGTATTGAAATGCAATAGGTACTAAGATCTATTGAGAAATTAGGCTTGAGATATTTTCTGGAAGGTCCTCCTATCTGTTATCTCGAGGAGGTTCGGGCATTCTTCGATTTGGCAACGCTGTCTGTAGGTTCCATTGTCGCTGAGGTGAACGGTGGGAAGTTCACCATTACCGAACAAATGTTCGCCGAAGTCTTAAAACTCCCAACTACGAGATGGGGCTTCTCTAAGGCGTTGTCTCTAACTACCTTATCCAGACTCCAAACCTTGTTCTCCGATAACGACGTTCCCGTAAGCATTAGTGGTAAGAAGAAAGAACTTAAGTGCAAATATCATGTTCTGTGCGATATTGTCTCCAAAGCGCTACAAGTAAGAGGCAGAAACTTCGACAATATAACCCAGTCAAATATTGATATGATGGGTGCCATCGTAAGGGGCGATAAAATCAACTGGGGGTTAATCATATTTAACACTCTGTGTGAAATGGTGTCTCCCTACAACAAATGAAGTCTTAGCTTCACAATGCAGATCTGATGGATCTTGGCACATCTGAACATTCCTGCCGGTCCATGTTTCCCACTAAACTACAGTAAAATAGTAACTACTGCCTCTACTGGTCGATATTTTACCAAAATAAACAAAGCCAAGGAGTCTAACTCCAAGGCGACTCGTCAACAATTGAGTGGAGGAAAGATTGTAAATacgaagaagataggaaaaagttCACCGGGTGGTTTGAAAAGTATTAACCTTTCCACTCGAGCCGCATCATCAAAGAGACTATGTTCAATCAATGAGTCTATCGCTAATACCATCATCTTGGATAGAACCAAACGAGGAGACACAAATGAAATGACATCCTCATGGAAGAACTTTCGATCAAAGGTAAATATTCCAACTCCACCTCTTTTTGATGCTACAACTGTTGTTCTAACTTCGAAGGAGGGTTTGGCACCTCATACTTCTATGATTGAGCCTACGGTTTAAGAGGTTCAATCGGTAGATATTGATGTCACAAACAAGATGGTGGATATTTCTAAAACTGGTCGGTTAGATGAAACCGATCGAATAAATGTTGTACCAAAAACCCGGTCCACTCTTCCTGAAACTGATCGGTCCACTTTCCCTGAAACCGATCGATCGTCTCTGCCTGAATTTGATCGGTCTAACATGCCAAAAAACCGGCCAGCTAGAAGAAGATACAACCAACCCAAATATTGTGAATCAGGATGCGTCTCCTAAAAATGAAAACACTCTGAAAAAGGGCCCAACTAAATCGTTCCTCTCTTTAGCTGCTAAAAGAAATTTAAAGAGACTTAAGATCAAAGACTCCGAACATGCGATAATTATTAAAGAAGGCCAAGATAAAACAGATGACGACTTTGCACCCCCTACTTCTGAGTCACCCCCGACGTATCTTCATAGGCTCATGAAACTATCAGAATTATTCTTGAGAAAGTTGAGTCAATTGCCAATGAGACAATTGATTTATATTATACTTGGGCAAATATACGGCTTGAAACAAGTTTCAGTGAGATATTTCCAGGGGCAACTGAGGAGGAAAAATGGTCATTTTCGATAAAGCAGTGTTCTCCATGACTAAGACACATTCAGTTACTACATCCCTGCGAAGGAGCAAATTCTTGGAGGCATATACGAGAGGGAGAGCGTTGTATTCCTTCCTCAAAGAACACTAGAACAACTTTAATCCTTTGGGCGCCAATGCAAAGACAGACAAAGAAATAACTGGTCTTCTGGAAGCTATTATGGAGGAATTTCTATCAATCTCTCAGACCTATATAGATGGCGAGGGAACCTTAACGTCTGAATAAATCGGCATCCCATGCCTTGGGGAAAGAACCGCTGGATCTCGTTGAAGAAATACATCGAACaaccgaggcttatttactgctcgttttcGACTTACAACACTCACTACTCACACAAAATAGATGAACTTGTAATACACTTGAAGTTCTAACACactttaaacatcattatacaATATATGAACAAAGatgttttgagattttaaagATTGGTTGTCTGCATTCGTTCGTGTATTCGTTCTTTTTTTTCACTTGTACGTATGGTTATGGTTGTAATATGATCTCTTAAGTAGTAAATATGACAATGGACATATTTTTCATGTTCAACGGATACTTGCATGATAGCTCTTTGTTTCTTGATTCTGATTGGTTGATTAGGGAGGTACAATAAGGCATTTAATGAGTTTAATACTTCCAAGGAGCAGATAGCGTGCATCTTTGTCTTCTAGTGATTTGATTATCTGGAGTAATGTGACAAATATCTGCTCCAAGTGGACTTTTGTTAGACTTGTACTATAATATGtatttgtatattttgataGTCTTCTGCTTCCCAAGATATATTATCAGACTTgtattaaaatgacaataatacaGTCTGTACATTTGAAGGCTCCCTTCTGTATTTTCCGAAAGTGTTCTTTATTGCACTGAAATTGAAACTGCCAGCCGCTTTCAGTGTAAATCTTTCTTAGCATAAAACTGATTCTGTCTCTTGGATTTGATCGGTCAAACTACCGATCATTTTACAGATTGTCTTGTATAGGAGCTTAGGATTATACCAAGTAATTTATCGGACAAACCACCGGTTGCGCTGTCTTTTTGATATCGGTCAACCGGTCATACTGCTGAAGTATAGAAACCGATTTCTCTTCCTGAGGTATAACTGATGAGTTTACCGATCATGAAGATGGGCGGTAAAACCGTTTTTCATTGTTGAGACGATCCTCTACTCGTTCCGTTTCTTGGCAGTAATCTTACGGTCAAAGTGTTAAACATTTCATACTAAAGACTAGAGTTTGAACCCTCTAAAAgaagaaattattatatgtgagtgcgcAAATATTGGTAAATTAAGAGTATGTTGAAATTCCtctaaaataagtaattattatatgtgagttTGGGAACGTTGGTAGATGAAGCAAAAGTTCGAATCCcactaaaatatgtaattattatatatgaatgcACGAATATTGGTAGATGAAGCAAAAACGATAATGTTGGTTTGGTAACACAAACATTGATGTGTAAAACTTAAGGTTCCTCCACGAAGAGAATATCGACTTGAGTAACGATGGTAATAAAAACCTAAAGATTCATCTATGGAGGGAATATTGGCTTggaataaatcaaacattatagAGAAAACCTAAAGGTTCATCCATGGAGCATGAATCAGGGATTAGTAACATGCCCAaatgtgtaatcgaatgtttaagaaCATACCCTTGAAGACCGGAAAGTTCGTCCACGGAGCGTGAGTCAAAGCCAAAAGATGTAGTCGAGTACTTAAGTATGGTGAGAATTGAGAATAGTTTGGATTAATGGTGCAgcattaaaagataatatatgggtgcaagaaattttaataatgcattttttttagtattacaattattaattatttttaagtatatacataaaaaaatcaataaaatataataaatttttgttattttaatttataatgttcttatattgtatatttaaaaatatatataaattagaaaagaaatttaaaaatgtatttaacaaaatatgaaatattttaaactaatcggagaattgtttttatatatttattattttaataaaacaaaatagatattatatatttgaaataatattttaaatttgatgaagaattaaaaaaataatgacctcatatttttatatttaattatatatatatatatatatatatatatatatatatatatatatatatatatatatatatatgtttatttattaaaaggtTGGTaaagtttaagattaaaatttataatattagagttccaaaaaaataatattggttgttaaaatatataaatgcaaTGGGTTtattacaaacaaaaaatattctaaaaaaatagaatattaatattttagagtactaatattaatattttttacgatacaaatatttttacatgctttaaataatttttaatgtacctatttataaataaataaatatatatatatatatatatatatatattttaaaaaattatttaaattagaaacaaaatataaaattatatttaattaaataggttAAGTTTTAAAGtaattgagaaattatttttaatttatttattttaataaaaaataaaattaaatattatataattgaaatcataatttctaatttactgaaatataaaaagaaaaacgtTTGTTTACAGTGAAGTGaagtacaaaataaataatatgaaaggtaattttgaaaaagtatattggtcattaaaatatgtaaatgtatcaattatcaatttacattaatattattcatattatgtaacaaatattaatatttttaaaataaaaatttaataatatatttttaacaattattaatattattttttaataataatatattttataatgaaggattattttgtaaaatcatattttaaattaattatttaataaatatttaaataaaaaattaatatatttagcctaatattttttctttttagttttattattataaaaattattaattaatttaatttatatgcataaaaaatctttaaaatataatatatatatatatatatatattcaaataataaacttaaaaattatatttaatattatatttttgtatattttaataattactaaatattctttattttaatttataattttatttatattttttaaacaaaatattataatattaaataaaaataacaattactttaaggttttaataaaaaaaaaataattattatatgataGGAacagtgtaatcaatagagacggggttctattgatgacaacttctggaaaacggtttgatagaaatcctgttagaaattaatatcactttctattcttcacaaatccttgcAAACTCTTCAAGCGATTCATgtgcggaactgtttgctcaggtttgaagctttgaacaattgagagaaggaaagaaagaatgtaaatgacacagcaagttgtttatggatgttcggagcaaactctcctacatcaccccttcttccaacaaccgaaaggatttcactatacttctttgaatcaaatacagtttactagCTAGCTAACTCTCAGTTGACAGAACacgctctgttcaacttacaatatgattaagaatatctctcagctagacaaattttgattctctctctcgAACTAGAAGATGATGTacaaatcagtaagtgcaagagtataAGATTGATACCAAGTAAGGCTGATGAGACCAGTACGTCGactgttgtccttgaggatctatatatagagtcaggacaccaacggtcgaacttctagatggacacgtggcaagctcCCATAGgtaagcctccatagtacaagcGTACAACAGGTTCTGTGCacatggatcgtggccgtaccaaactggtagtgcgccgcaTATTCTTCTGGAACTGTCCTTTAATtaacaagtagtgggaggaatattcTTGTATGTGGCGTTCATTTATTGGATACAAATAGCTGGTGTACTGGACTACACGGATGAGTGGAGCAAGAATATCAtacatctagttgatcgtgggtaaatgtatgctaacttcaaacagctgctgaagcgaggcattaaacatgttccattagaccaccaagtctaagagagttagacgtcaacgtctaatagagaaatccattagacttggtagtctaatggagttagattgcatgtctaactacgtttgttagactacacgtctaattacgtatctattagactgcacgtttaactacgtatctgctAGATTGAACGtttaactatgtctgttagactgcacgtctaactacgtatctgttagactgcacgtctaacaacgtatctgttagactgcacgtctaactacgcatctgttagactgcatgtctaattacgtatctgttagactgcacgtctaactatgtatctgttagacgacacgtctaactatgtatctgttagactacacgtctaactacaaatctgttagactgcacgtctaactacctctattagaccgcacgtctaactacgtatttgttacactacacgtctaactacgtatttgttagactacacgtctaactacgtatctgttagattgcacgtctaactacatatctcttagactgcacgtctaactcgcAACACATCTAATTAGCCTATTTCTGTCCATGTCTAATTTATCATAGTTTTAATGCACTTgcacaaaaaaaattagacgacttagatttattcttaattaatgttttactaataaatcattaaaataacgttaTTCAAACtgatttgacccaacaatttcccccttttgatgatgttaaaactttgcaatattaataagataagataaccacccatcaaattaaaataagaataacacTAGTTTACAAACTTTAAGCATAAGTTCCCAAAACCAAGTTctaaaaaacaacaaaagataattaaataaaagagatTATGGTCcttctcttttcaaatttggatcAGCAGATGACACTTCTGGAGAGTTGGCTGGAACAGTTCGAATGGGACTAACATGAGTATGAACCTGCATAGAACACTCTGGTACTTCTGCCTCAGATGCATCCCTAGACTTCTCTTGATATTTTAGAATGTCTTCACAAACTTTATGAATCTTTTATGAAGTTCCTTTGGGAAGAAGGGGTAGCTTAGTAACTTTATCAATACCAGGTCTTAATAGGAGAGGATCGAGGAGATGGTGAGCAGGGAACGAAGCGTTCTTCTAATGGTATTCTTTTTGACGAATTGCCATTGTTAGATTGTTCCCCTTCAGCTAAAGGAGTCTTATAAGATTCGTCTTCTTTCGTGGGTTCCTCTTAGTTTGTGCTTCAATAGGCTGATCAACCTCAGCCTCTTTCACTAGAGATTACTCTGCTTCTAAAATAGGGGTTTCCAGCAATCTGAATCCTGTTGGCGAACACGCGATTGAATAATTTCAGAAATATTCTCCTCTTCTTCCATGATTGAATTAGGTTGAACAGGATCCTGAGTCTGATTGATTAGGGTCTAAGCCAACCAACGTTTCTCTTCAACAGATAAATTCCCCAATTCAATGAGATGAGCAGCAACTTGCTCTTCTTCTTGTGATATCACATTATAATCTTCAGAAAGTTGCATCGACTCGTCGTCACTCGATGGATTATAAAACAGATTTAACCTTGAAGACCCAGTGTTATGAACAAATCTGAGAACTATTGAGCTATAGTTGCTCATGGTTTG includes:
- the LOC124943380 gene encoding uncharacterized protein LOC124943380 yields the protein MAAQIVTLMVEREELMMAPARDGMPIYRPARFLHPSLNAEGTSPTVLIPSTNTISSNNPDVFFDGWRMCTQRWEQWVSQMRPLYQTLWERAGIADAITGSVCTIIKHKEVILELSNRWCSETKSFIFPWGEATITLEDVAVIGGYSLGDYCVLKPLETPDLKDVETMLKMERLEIGRTKAARACQYLWMNKFMGTGSNIEHEAFLSLWLSRFVFTGPAINTIRTIVFPVAIHLSRGTKMALAPAVLASLYRDLHLLKRREQCRSHKPSKSMLLNKITLWAPFQLVQAWIWERFESLRPQDIRTVQITQPLICRWNMARAESLENENIVQGFDRSEKNFLWRPYTIRVYEGFMSELYGKKILRVLNTSLHREALMEFARCIRVSELVGVEVDCIEQYLPHRVAMQFGFDQDIPISQVDRENATSVIAWRNYVRPIVDHIVDVPSRFCKPEISTRYYICWNRSIRIYLQRQPTNRNEVDRGGMVPTSSSHASTSAQPPSNARASQTGSTFILTTDPFPPPGFSSKMIFAVKSDSGVIYLPFRPT